The window GGGCATATAAGCCGGCCCACCCGCCGATCAGCAGGCAACCCAGCGCGGCGACCAGCAATACCTTTTGCCCCGCCGGACGTGGCAAGTGATCGGCCAGCGCCTGCCCTAGCCCGCCCTGGCGCACATATGGCGTGCAGAGAAACAGACCCAGCATCGCGCCGCGGCCAATCACCGGGGCCAGGAGCAAGGCGAGCCAGTGCTGCTGCTCGATCAGAGCCAGCAGCGCGGCGAATTTGAGCAGCAGCACCAGGATGAGCGTAACGACGGCAATGGGCCCGCTGCGCGGATCTTTCATGATGCTCAGGGTGCGCTCGCGGTCGCCAAAGCCGCCGAGCCAGGCGTCGGCGCTGTCGGCCAGACCATCCAGATGCAGGCCACCACTGAGCAGCACCCAGGCGGTCAGCAGCAAGGCAGCGTGCAACATCATCGGCGCGCCGCTGAGCAGAGCGTTCAGGCCTACCAGCACCACACCGAACAGCACACCCACCAAAGGATAGAACAGCAACGAACGCCCCTGCTCCTGCGGCTTGGGCATGCCAGGCAAGCTGATCGGCAGGCTGCTGAGGAATTGCAGGGCGATCCAGAATGGCAACATGTCAACTCTCTAAATGAAACGCTTTTTCTGTAGGAGCTGCCGAAGGCTGCGAAGGCGTTCTCACTGACAACCCTTCGCAGCCTGCGGCAGCTCCTACAGATCTCAGTATCTCGCTACCAGTAACCCACCCTCAGCCACACTGATCCCCAGCAACGCGCCATATCCCACCGCAACTTGCAGCAGTTGCTCGCGAGGCAGGCCGCGGGCCTGGGCCAATAGCAGTCGCATCACGCCACCATGGCTTATCAGCAGCACCCGCTCACCGGCATAAGCCTGATGCAGCCGTTGCACCGCTGCCAGCACACGCGCCGAGAAATCAATCACCGGCTCGCCATTGGGCGGCGTAAAGCCATAGGGGTCGTTCCAGAACAAGCCCAGGCCTTCGGCGTCGGTGTCCATCAGTTGTGCAGCGCTATGCCCTTCCCAATCGCCGAAATGCAACTCCCGTAGACCCGGCTCCAGGCTCAACGGCAGGGCCAGGCGCTGCGCCAGTTCTTCGGCGAATCGCGCACAACGCTGCAGAGGCGAACTGACGATACGGTCCCACGGCCCGGCCTCGGCCACTGCGGCGCGCATCTGCTCCCAACCGGTTTGCGTCAACGCATCATCGATGCTGCCGCGCATGCCGCCACCCAACTCGGTTTCGCCATGGCGCAGCATGTCCAGAAGCAGGGTCATGCCGGGCGATCCGCGACGGCGGCTTCGGCGAAGGTCGCCATGCCGTTGTGCAACTGGCAGGCGAGGCGCACCA of the Paucimonas lemoignei genome contains:
- the cobC gene encoding alpha-ribazole-5'-phosphate phosphatase, translated to MTLLLDMLRHGETELGGGMRGSIDDALTQTGWEQMRAAVAEAGPWDRIVSSPLQRCARFAEELAQRLALPLSLEPGLRELHFGDWEGHSAAQLMDTDAEGLGLFWNDPYGFTPPNGEPVIDFSARVLAAVQRLHQAYAGERVLLISHGGVMRLLLAQARGLPREQLLQVAVGYGALLGISVAEGGLLVARY
- the cobS gene encoding cobalamin synthase, with translation MLPFWIALQFLSSLPISLPGMPKPQEQGRSLLFYPLVGVLFGVVLVGLNALLSGAPMMLHAALLLTAWVLLSGGLHLDGLADSADAWLGGFGDRERTLSIMKDPRSGPIAVVTLILVLLLKFAALLALIEQQHWLALLLAPVIGRGAMLGLFLCTPYVRQGGLGQALADHLPRPAGQKVLLVAALGCLLIGGWAGLYALVAAALGFYWLRHLMVRRLGGTTGDTAGALLELLEAVVLLAVVLI